The following is a genomic window from Bacteroidia bacterium.
TGTGATAGTTGCCGGTTTTTTTATACCTAATACGTAAAATTATTCCGAGTTAGGGATTAAATTTAGAAGGGATTGAGGTGAAGGCACTGGTAGATACAGATGCACTTCATTTGGTTTTACCTGAGCACATCGTTATCCAACTTGAATTAAAGGAATTGGAAAAACGTGAAGTTACCACGGCTGACGGCAAGCGCCATTCCTGCAGCTATGTAGGGCCTGTACAGATTAAATTCAAAAACCGTAGTTGTTTTGCGGGTGCATTGGTCTTAGGAAATGAAGTGCTTTTGGGAACGATTCCTATTGACGACATGGATTTGGTGGTATACCCGGCCAAACAGAAAATTGATGTGAACCCCGACAATCCGAATATGGCGGTTTCGATTGTGAAATGAATTGGAAGAAGGAAAAAACATCAAGCACCTTTTGAAAGTCTGCAAAGCCTGCTCAATTGGCCAGTTCATCAAGGCATATAAAGTTAAAAGGCGGTTCAAGCCTCTTACAGGGAG
Proteins encoded in this region:
- a CDS encoding clan AA aspartic protease — its product is MKALVDTDALHLVLPEHIVIQLELKELEKREVTTADGKRHSCSYVGPVQIKFKNRSCFAGALVLGNEVLLGTIPIDDMDLVVYPAKQKIDVNPDNPNMAVSIVK